GTCGACGCAGTATACACATATAAAAGGTTTGACTTGCTAAAAACTGGCGCTTGCCACGCTTGTTTATCCAAAGCATTCATGTTGAAATGGTATGACCACATGATCACAAAACTTTGATAATATAGTTTGGCGCAAAGCATCTTGGCATAGGTGAAATGTCCTCCTTTGGTTAGGCCTAACCGGGGGTTGAATTTCCAAACCGTGAGTTTGTTAACTCGCTGTTAAAATGGCATTGTTCGAAGCCCGGTTAGAGGACAGGTTAGCTAACCTCGGGTTAAGCGCGTTTAACCCGCGGTTagcatcccataataaactatccgtacaatgttgccatggtgagCAAGTTGCGAGCTCTGCAAAATGGCTTCATCAGCTATCTCACGCAAAGCTCGAAAGCAACATTTTAGCACTTCAGAAATTGCCGTTTTGACGGAAAAAGTTGAAGAAAACCTTTTGCTGATACAAAGCAAGTTTACCAACAGCGTcaccaatcagaaaaaaaatgaaatgtggAAAAAAACTGCTGATGCTGTAAACGCTGTTGGTGTGGCAATAAGGACAACAGCCGAAGTTCGCGAGAAGTGGCGAAACTTGCAGACACAGGCAAAGAAAGAATTCAGTAAACTGGCAAAGGAGCAGAAAAAACTGGTGGAGGGCCAGCTCTGAAGATAAGAATAAGAGCAATATCTAAAGACCCAATATTGCCCATTAAGTACTGCATGCTGCAATCCCTTGCCGACCATTTTTTTGATGTTGAAAATTCTGAGGGCTCTTTCCTTTGCTGCCAGAATAGAACTTGGAAAACAATAGACGCCTCACACCcgtgaaaaccaaaacaacagaGGGGTTTGAAGCCTAATGGCCAATACTAGGTCTTTCACTAGGAAAGGGCAAAGCAAGGTGTTGGAGCATACGTATTTCTATGACTGAATCAAGACAGACTGTTTTCATTTATATTGTAGCAGACAAGATACTTTAGTTTGAATTGTATTCATCACAAGAGGCTGCACTACAAATTTACTTTGTTTTAGATCAGCAAAAAAGATTGGAATAGCTGAGCATCTTAAATACTTCTTAATGAGTGATTGAGACAGACTATTTTGCAATCTCTTGGAATTCTTGTGGTTTCTTCCTGCATGTGATTGGCAGAGTACACAACTTCCACAAGTCAAAATAGAATAAAAATGCTTGTGGCACTTTGACCCTCACAGTAGATCCCTTAGTTCGactaaacataaacaaatatcATGTGCCACACATGAACAAATGGTCCTGCAGGGATGATAAAATGTTGTTCTTGTTTTAACTTGATTTCAAATAGATGTTCCATTTGCCAATTCATCGGGCCCAGGTTAAAACTAAACTTGTCTGATTTTTCTAAACAACAATTTCTTGTTTGAACTGTCTGCCATTACCATATTATGTTCCAGGTGCATGGAGAGGGCCAGATCGAAAGACAGTGATGCCAAAGACTCACAAGCATAATCTTGCATGTGTGAACCAAACTAATTAAATATGCAGCACAAGATTTTTTCGCTTATAGAAGTTAGTTGTCATTCTGTATAATTTATGTGTGAACACATCTAATTAATTAGCTGTGTTCACACATAAATTAAAAAACATTAAACTCGTAAGTCTTTGGCATCATTTTCTCCAGTGTATGACACTTGCAGATTGTAGACTGCAGACTGTACACTTTTTACTAAATATTGCATTTCCATACCATTACTGatagctaaccgtaaacaggccaACCTGAGTGCTATTCAGACTAACCTGACGGATATCAAGGCTAACCACAGTGCTATTTACAATGCAGGCCTTAAtgtggtctgcagtctgcaaatgtcatacAGTGCATTTTCTCCCTCGGTCTGGCTCTCTTAGTGTAACTTGACTGCAACATAATATCAgcttgatttttgaaactgaaGCCCACTAAATGGCTTGGTTCATttttgccatgtaaaaaatcagAATCAGTCAAGTTAGAACAGGAATAGCAGAACGTTCTTTATCACAGGGGAACTTTTAAGAGTTGCACCAATAATTATAAACTTAAGAACTGAGTTCAGCACAGCATATGAAAATCTCAACCAAAAAATGTTTGACAGATATGGTCCTTTAATGACAGACCTTGTTGATGTCCATGGTAGGGATCCACATCTGCCAGCTCATCAACCTCCTCATCCTCCATCAGCTCGTGTAGCTGTAAAGCAATGTTGTGCAACACTGCACAAGCACCTACAATCATGCAAACTTTTTTCAGGTGCCATTATTATTTCCGAATGCAACGCATGAAAACACCTTTTCCATCGGCCAAACGTTTGCTCGATCACCACTCTTGTTTTGGCGTGAGCGTCATTGTAGGCTTCTTGCGCTGCACTTCGTGTTGTTGTGTACAGCGTCATCAAGAATGGGCTGCAAGCGTACCCACTGTCCCCAAGAAGGACGCCATCGTCAAGGGAACGATGGTTGTCTTGCAAATAAGTGCAAATGTTACTTGTACGGAACACATGACTATCGTGGGCAACGACATTGGTGAACATTCCTTCAAattaaacaacatttttgttgaggtTAGAGATCCCaacatacatatatttttttgggtTCTTGTTCTACTCACCTTCATGGTTGCGGACACCTTGCACATTGATGGAATGAAAACCTTTCCTGTTGACATAACTATTTTCGTGTTGTGAGGGCGCTTGTAATCTGACGTGGGTTCCGTCAACACATCCAATTACACCAGGAAATCCTCCGTAAAGGTAAAATGCGTTTTTAATTGTGGCACATTCGTCGTTCGTCGAAGGCCACTTGATAAAGCCGGGCTGTTTCACGCTTAAAGCCCAGGACACATCGGTAATGACTCTGGAAACGGTGGACTTATCCACACCGAAGGTGCCGCCTACCACTTGTTGGAAACTTCCCCTGGCGTAAAACCTGAGGGCAATTAAAACTTGATCGAGCGGCAGTAAGGCATGATTCCGTTGAGTGTTGAGACTGATATCACCGGCAACAAGAttgataataaataaaatagactCGTCGAAAGCAGTAACAAGCACGCAGCTCTTCATCTGTGAAATCAACGATTTCACACAGAATTCCGGCTCTAAGTCTCCTTTCTCGTTGCCTTCTGCGTAAAGCAAAAAACAACAAGTCCGCCATCTTTATTCCTGATTTAACCGGAGTTTAACAATTTAACCCTGCTCGCTGGGTGGGTTAAATTTAACCCACCGTTTAACCCAAGGTTAGTGTTAACCTTCCGTTGAACAACGCAACTAACCTGCACTTAGAATTTAACCCAGGGTTAGGCCGATTTAACCCTGGGTTAAGACTTAACtcccttttgaacaaccgggcccaggactGTAACCACGAGAGATGGAGAGGAGTCGGTCCCTACCACGACGAAGATCCCACCAGTTTAACGGAACAAAACTCCTTGAGACCGCTGAGTGTAACAAGCTTTACAACAAGATTGAACGAACATCGATGGTCATTCCACTCTACCTTGGATATAAGcgcactaatagaaactttgatatccaggaaagccaatgaagtttccaaaatttcccaggtatatttaagaggcGAACTTTCATGCATCTACATTTTCTCACTCGAATCaatatcttcaccaaattcgatgcgcgcaaaattctttttcacgtaatattatgaggatcacaattagagccaTGTGCCAAAACCGTAAcgtacttgacaaacaaattcttcactGCCGCTGCGAACTTTCCCAAATCTGTCAAGCAGTTTTattacaatcgattcgcgctagaATCCGagaacttaattctggactgtttgaccatctacaccaaaccaagactctaaaacttcaacaattaataggtccacaaattaccgacgacactacattgcataccCATAATACTGtagttacaattccagaaaatcttccgcttactgactcagagaaatctgttctcagtaagggcctaaattttgtccctattaccaaatgcaccaacgaattttctattaagcaagatgttgaaaaattccttcgcctcgttcagttaaaagccttttttcatgacaaagaggacgattcggacacttctaacaaAGATATTCTTGAAACACTTCAAGTTCGCAAAtctaaatggactcccccagagggacaatttgcctctttagattttttcacgaaaaaatgCTGTcccgacattcacaaacttaaattcaatcgtaacactaaattttccaacctttccttggaggagtgggcggcgcttaaaaatcttagtaaacgcaatgacatagttgtcaaattggccgacaaaggcggcgcggtagttctTTGGTGGTCcaacctttaccaaaaagaagcatTGCTGctactttcggatacctcgttttatgccaaaatccagaaagatctcacttccaaaaatcaaaaacttgtcaaagacaccattcagaatctcatagttaatcaagaattaccggacaccgccactaatctcatcatcaacacccatAGAACTtagtcgccctatcgtttctgcctgtactTGCCctaccgaactcatttctagctacttagacagaaTTATGATGCCAaacgtcaaatctttgccatcatacattaaagacagtacacacgcactaaaaattttccgcgattttaATTTCTCcagccaagacaaacttattttcaccatggacattacatctctgtacacagtcattcccaatagcgaaggtcttcaagcacttaaacactttttcgatcaacgcactgtcaaagaaccaagctcggaaacgctcctccgccttgccgaactagtgtttacgcttaattgtttttcattccccggcaactattacaagcaaattaatggtgtagcaatgggcacaagaatgggacctacctatgccaatctttttctagaacaccaattttttaatcagtacaacgaccccaaacctgaactctacggccgctacatctaCGATtgtatcggcgctatttcatccagcagagaagaacgcgatcattttataacctttgtcaattcttttcatccggctcttaaatatacctgggaaatttcggaaacttcattggctttcctagatatcaagtttctattagtggcaacgtgctatgtaccagtgtgcactacaaacctacagattctcacagttatttgttgtattcatcatcacatgtcaagaactccattccttattctcaatttcttagacttggacgtctatgtagtgatgactccgatttttccagcaaatcagaggagatgtgccagttctttgaaaaacgtggctatcctgtctctgtggtcaaagcgggccatcatcatGCCCAACAATTTGAAGAGCAGCGCCGcaaagaatctagaacaaaaattcatcttccaaatcggcacccttaattaattaatcctcacggtattaatgaacgcttttcatttaactaatatattacTATtcttcacgttgccatgttaccaccaatagcgtagctcctactctaatataaaaactacacatcacccataattcctcgatttgctctgacgaagggctaacgcgcGAAAAGTCacctttcagaatctctgtacagtggccaatttacattatcaactccgttgataaaaccaattttctgtatactacttccccactgacgcagcaccacagtttctttagaaactaccctcttcattcATTTGCAAGCATGAAAGTTGAGTACTGTATCCCTAATGAAGTATCGCCACGAGAATGCCGTTCAAAGCCCCAGCACATGGGACAACCCGGATCACTGAACTGTTTTATGCCATTGATGAGGCAATCTTTGCAAACTCTAGAAGAAGTGAAGATCATCCTCGAAATTTACGACTGAACCTTTGCACGTTTCGGCTTGAAGATGTCATACAGTAAAACTGAAACTATGGCCTTCAATGTAGATGAGAAAATAAAGAGCCAAGAAAGTCTGATTACCATTGGTGATAACAAAATCAAGGATGTACGAACTTTTAAGTATCTTGGGTACACTATTACTaacgacaaaaaagaaaacatctcGTTTCCTATATGCAAGGTTTGGAGAGGCTTACCAAAAATGGAACGAGCTTAAACATGTCCTCACTGATCGAAGAATCAAGCTGTCGACCGGAGTTAGATTTCTGACAACATGTGTGCCTTCCCGGCTCCTTTTCAGCATCCAAGTTCACTAACAGAGAAGGAGCTCGATACATCAAGGTGATTTGGAATGGAATGGCTTTTTGAGGAAAATGGTGAAGGGTGTGTACCAATGCATAAATGCACCCAAATAGTCAGGGAGCAAGTGTCGTAAAATTAAGCCCCGTGGGAAATTAATGCTTAAAGCAAGCCACTGGTCTAGATCTGTTGAGGGGACCTTAGTGAACATGAAAAATGTTGTCGGCAACTTTGTGACCCTCACCGGCACGATTCACGGGGGATTAAGACACGTCTCATACAATattagcatggaaacgaggctacatcTTAAATCGTCTTTATTCCCTCTTATATGTCAATATTTCATCATCAAATTGTAAAAATAGCTTTACTCTAGCATTACACACACTTTTAGCTGGAAAGTGTGATCACGTGACCTAAAGCATGAAAACGAGTCTAAATCCAAAATGTGCCCATTTTTCGTATCTtgtttcaaaatatcactaCCAAAGTAAGTTATAATGacgaaaaaacatttcatagactttcgtaatctcgtacccagatcttccacggtcatacggaaggaagatctggtaaagttcgatttcgagcatgctcagtgccagcgaggcccgaaatacgggcttttctatcactgcgcatgttcgtactctctgttgtgattttgggtgactttgcggaataaacatggatttcgagagtattcttgaagagattctttttgGTAggggacaaggaaaccttaaacttaagccgaaaacagagagaagcgctacaggcgattgtttttcaacggtcgagattgtttaattgtcgaaGAAACTGCAGAATCAgggaaacgagcgcttaggcttaatcaataaacgagtgctattttcttcacacgatctcgtgcaaagtgtagttagcccaactgtaaattgaaagctaaaatgttaaagagggtttaggcctaatcactgaaactaacgctttggcttaatcagtaaacgagtgctattttcttcacacaatcttgtgaaaagtgtagttagccaaaccgcaaattgaaagcgaaaaggTTAAAGAGTGCTTACACCTAACAattgcaacgagtgctattttcttgacacgatctcgtgaaaaatgtagttaatctaaccgtaaaattcacaattgatcactacttaattcgcgagtcacgctttaagaacgagaaacactgttttgaataaattacatacttcaacttgaatttattagtttctgcgtacctcgtagcACGCttcgcagaactttattcgagtggcagcgtacgtggggctttcgtcggtaccatttacacaaacgtcgcaaatttttgaaatgattttcctcaactgtaaagcttttgcggcgtcggaaaaaacaaaactttcctccccacaactgacatttattcaaaacagcacatgagcttgcgaaaaccaaacctccattaagtgccccgcgaaataagccaatcggcgcgtagattgcattgccgcaacctttttttagtagccaatgaaaaatggtgtactgtcgaactttaccagatcttacatttccagtgacagagtgagatctgggtacgagattaagacTTTCGCACATCAAAGACTGAAACCTTCTACCACTTTATCACGTGATTAAAGACATGAAAATGAGGCTATATCTTTAAACTACCTTTTTCTCGGTAATGCAAATTAATGTCATTCACATGTATGATAACAGATCATTTCAAGAGACAAGAATAGCAACCATCTAGACTTCTACACACTCTACAATCTTAAAACTGTGATCAGTCGCCCATTAAAAGTGTGATAGACATAATTCACAACCTtaatcgtcgtcatcatcatcacttgcaCTATCATAGCTATTGTCActttcatcattgtcatcaataTGTTCATCACTATCATCTTGCTGCAAAGCACAGGGCATGCGCAAAGTTCAGTGCAGGTTAGCCCAGACTTTTGGCACCGATTTGTTGAGGATCACAGAGCCACATTTCACTATCTCAATAATTGCTTCTCGAGCTGGTGGAGTTGTCGTCGTCACTCGTCTTTCTTCCAACCATAGTTTTCTGGTGATGGGATATTCGGTTTTGGAACCTTGTCGTTGTTCCATACCATGGTCTGATAATGTTTCTTCTTAAATAACGACCACCTTAGCTCATTCATGCTTGTATTTGGCTGGTATAGATGGCAGACAAACTTCTCAACTCCCTTTAATGGTATCTTCATCTGGGTGTTCTGTTGTTCCAAGGTTTGCGAGAGCAGTAATTACATCTTCATCAGCTCTGTTGAAGACTTTCCAGCATgccaattttccttttcctgAGTATCCTCTGCAAAATCAACTTTAACACTGTTAGTAACGTACTCCATTTATGTGCCGGGGGAAGCAATGAGAGGTGGAGTTGCAGTTCTTGTGGTATCCAGCGGGTCATATAATTATAAGGGAATTATATGCAGACCAAACAGGAACTTGCGTTGCATTACATAACTCCTCAGGTTCTTGTGTTTCCTGATGCGAGAGGCTCGATAAGCTGCGCCCTAGCATCCATGCAAACTCTTTTCATCTAACAACAATAGGTAACTCATCTTTATCATACAGCCTGAAGTTGGGGTATACTGGATTCTTGGGTGTTTTGGGAGGTTCTTGGCATTCCATTAGCTCAGGAATTGATTCGGGAAGGTTGCATAATGTTCGACCTTGACTTGTTGACTACCCAATCTAACAGCGAGACAGAATAATGATAACATTTATATTACatattttctataaaaataatcaaatgcgcattacaaacattacaaaaaatacaaaaataataacCTTTTTACAATCACTATGGAATCAAAGACGAAAACTACACTACTTTACAACTGGTTATAAGAAAAGTAATTTGCAGAAAAACTATATAAAAATCTAAATATAAACTAACTGTACTAACACAATGCCTTGCTGAATAAAAATGGCTTAGTTTCTGTTTAAAATCACTTTTGTGCAAGCAGGTCTAAAGCTTACGGGGAGAATCTTCCAAAGCCGTGGCGCTGCCGCCATGAAGGATCGATCCCCCATGGTAACTTTTGTGAAACGCTTTGGGTGCTCAGAAGACTTCACTTGTTATTTCGCCGTAAATCATGATGGGACGGTGGTAAAACAGAAACTAAATCAATGAGATATTAAGGAGCTGAAAATAgtaacaaaaaatgtaaaaatgatCAACCAATATCTATGATATTTTAAAAGGCTTGTTAACTAACCTTATCTGTGGAGTTGTGTCTCTAGGATCTGTCTTCTGGTAGATAGCCCACCATTGCGGTGCCGTGAAGTGTGTGTTTTCCATCATGAGTATCCTCTGCAAAATCAACGTTGTCGATTGCGAAAAATACATTtctatttttcacaaaaaattgGTTCTATCAACCTAGttgtaatgtaaattggccaccgtacagagattctgaaagctgacgtttcgagcgctagcccttcgtcagagcgaatcgaggaattatgggttacatgtagtttttatagtagagttgAGAAggatgacaaagatgcatctaagccagtcgctcgtcattttaatctccctaactactccaaaaaacacatggctatctgcggcctttacctacatctaggtacgacggaaagccgcaagaatctagaacaaaaattcatcttccaaatcggcacccttaatcctcacggtattaacgaacgcttttcatttaactaatatattcctatttttcacgttgccatgttaccaccaacatcgtagctcctactctactataaaaactacacgtaactcataattcctcgattcgctctgacaaagggctaacgctcgaaacgtcagctttcagaatctctgtacggtggccaatttacattatcaactccgttgataaaaccaattttttgtatactacttccccaccgacgcagcaccgcagtttctttagaaactaccctcttcattTATTTCTCACAAAGTTCTTGGGGAGGTACATTCCGCCATGTTGATTCATGCGCTCAAGAACACTTTGTTCTATTTGGGCTTCAATCCAAAGTAACCTGTTGTACTAAAACTCTCATTCCAAAACCATGAAGCATATTTACGATCTCTTTGCTTCTGATAGATTGTCGTAGAGCCAAGCCAGCAGCCAGTTGTTGAGGCATGTCCCTAGAAGATTTGATTACTTTAGACTTGGTGTTGCTTTTTTGTCTGTCAGTCAGGAACATACTTACTGCAGTTTGTGCCAAGCTCATCGCTCGCTTGTGGATTTCGTTTGACTTGTTACTGGCGTTGATGTCAGTACTAGGCCCACTTATCAGCCATCTACAAAATGAGTGAAGCTCCTGTGGTAGATGGTTGCGGTTTAAATCTTGAAATGATCCGGTAAAGACCCAGTTTTTGCACTGACTGATGGATCTTCTAAGGAATTTCGCAGCCTCAAATAGAGTTTTCATTTCCTGGTCACTAACATGAATACTACCCTCTGACTGCTGGATTGCAAAATCACGTGTACTCTTGATGGTTACTCTTTCGGACTCGTTGACTCTTTTGAATCTGTGGAACTCGGCACCTTGTATTTCATTCAACAAATTGGTGCCAGTGTCGAAAGTCTGGGCTAACCTACACTGAACTTTGCGCATGCTCTCTGATGATGACGAGCCTCGTGAACTTGAAAATGCTTTGCAGGAAGATGATAGTGATGAATATATTGTTGACAATGATGAAAGTGACAATGGCTATGATAGtgcaagtgatgatgatgacgacgattaATGTTGTGAATTATGTCTTTATCACACTTTTAATAGGCGACTAATCACAGTTTTAAGATTGTAGATGGTTGCTATTCTTGTCTCTTGAAATGCTCTTTTATCATACATGTGAATGACATTAATTTGCATTACCGAGAAAAAGGTAGTTTAAAGAtatagcctcgttttcatgtcttTAATCACGTGATAAAGTGGTAGAAGGTTTCAGTCTTTGATGTGCGAAAGTCTATGAATTGTTTTTTCGTCATTATAACTTACTTTGGtagtgatattttgaaacaAGATACGAAAAAAGGGCACATTTTGGATTTAGACTCGTTTTCATGCTTTAGGTCACGTGATCACAATCTCCAGCTAAAAGTGTGTGTAATGCTAGAGTAAAGCTATTCTTACAATTTGGTGATGAAATATTGACATATAAGAGGGAATAAAGACGATTTAAgatgtagcctcgtttccatgctaatATTGTATGAGACGTGTTTTAATCCCCCGTGAATCGTGCCGGTGCGGGTCACAAAGTTGCCGACAACATTTTTCACGTTCACTAAGGTCCCCTCAACATATCTAGACCAGTGGCTTGCTTTAAGCACTAACTTCCCACGGGAGTACACTTGCTCCCTGActaaaaaacaaggaaaagcaAACAACAACTGATAGAGGTAGACTGGAGGTACAGGATCTCGAATTATAAATGGAGGGAGATAACTAACACACTCCCCATCCGCACCTTTGCCAATGTCACCATATCAAATATCTGGGACACATCTGTAGACTAGGGAACAGGGCGATGTagaaacaattattgtttgatACAAGGACGCAAGACAAAGTATGGAAAAAAATGGACAAACTTCTAGGTGTGGACAGGGCTCAAGTGAGAAGAGCTATGATTACAAAAACAGATCTGATGCGACTGGTGGATGCAAATCTAACCCCACCAGGAGCGCCCCAAGGCCAGACATGTGCCCAGCAGGAaatacgatgatgatgatgatgatgcgacagtgactcgtaACATGGCTTCTGTCTTAGAACCGAATTGAAGAAATAGTATACATGTGAAGTCTCATTGCACAATTATAATCGTATTtcgaatgttttttttattagaaGAAGTCACACGAAGACGTTTAGATGATATAAAAATCGCTTCATTTTAGGTAATCCATTGGAAAACGTTATCAATGAAACAAGCTTGTGAAATGAAAGCGTTGGTTGCGAGGTTAAGGGAAGAACAGTTTCCAATGAAATACCGGCTTCTGTTCCAGCACAACAAGCAACCATAGCCAAGCTGAAAGTTGTCGCCTTTCTCACGACACAGCAATGATGATGAAGGAAATGAAGACACTTTTTCCCTTTCCCGAAGAATCAGTCGTGCACAATTTCTATAAGTGTACTTCAGGCCATTGCCAGCACCTGATAGCCCAAGAACAGTCTCGTCTTAAGCCTAGCCGTGACAGATTTATCCACAGTTGGTTATTTGACAAGGGCATCAACGTTTACAGGAAAACAGGTCTGGCTTGGTTACTATACCAAGAAGGAAAAGGGATGTTCTGTTTTTTTGGGCAAGAAGCACAATACGGAAAACCAATAGAACAAGTCCAAAGTTTTCAATGAAACGCCCAGCATACGCTTTAAAAAATCAGACGTTCAGGATGTCAACCCAGCAGCATAAGGATGATATCGAGGCTGAAATGCTAGGGAGAGTGTCAGTTTTTCATAAAGATGTAGAGGAAAGAAAAGTAGTGAAAGAGGATGTCATGTTCAAGGCCTTTATAGCAGCATACTAGGTCATTAAAGAGGAAATCTCGAATAGAAAATTCTCATCCTTGATTGAGCTGTTAACATTGCTTGGTCTTGATCACATGAAGCATTTTCAGTATACTGCACAGGGTTCCATTAGGGAACTTTTTTTGGGAAGGGCGCTGCTCTTCAAGACAAGCTGGCACAGTGCTTTGGGCTTCTCAGTGATGAGGTCACTGATGTATCTATACTGGAGATGCTTATTACATTCATTCAGTACTTTGGCAACAAAACAGGGAAAGTTGAGACAAGATTCTTGTTCATTGAAGACGTTTTAAAAAAACTCCTCAGTGAATGCAGAAACCATCTTTTCAGTTTTTACATGCCAACG
This genomic stretch from Montipora foliosa isolate CH-2021 unplaced genomic scaffold, ASM3666993v2 scaffold_394, whole genome shotgun sequence harbors:
- the LOC137987882 gene encoding putative nuclease HARBI1; protein product: MSSVGQVQAETIGRLSSMGVDDEISGGVRFYARGSFQQVVGGTFGVDKSTVSRVITDVSWALSVKQPGFIKWPSTNDECATIKNAFYLYGGFPGVIGCVDGTHVRLQAPSQHENSYVNRKGFHSINVQGVRNHEGACAVLHNIALQLHELMEDEEVDELADVDPYHGHQQGLSLKDHICQTFFG